Below is a window of Enterobacter kobei DNA.
AGCAATACAACGGCTCGGTGATCCCGGTTGCGCCGCAGTCATGATCGTCATTGAAGGGCTGAGTAAAACCTATGCCGGAACCGGCCAACCGGCACTGAACGACGTTTCGCTGACCGTCCCGCAAGGCGCGATCTATGGCATCCTCGGGCGCAGCGGTGCAGGTAAAAGCACCCTGATCCGCTGTCTGAATTTACTGGAGCGGCCCAGCGCGGGCCGCATTCTGGTGAATGGCCAGGACATCACGCGGTTTGATAAGGCGCAACTGCGCGCGCATCGCCTGCGTACCGGCATGATTTTCCAGCACTTCAATTTACTGCATGCGCGCTCGGTCGCCGACAACATCGCCGTACCGCTGGAGATCGCAGGCGTCCCCAAAGCGCAGCGCGAGGCGCGGGTCAAGGAACTGCTGTCGCTGGTGGATCTGGCGGACAAAGCCGCGGCCTTTCCGTCACAGCTTTCCGGCGGACAAAAGCAGCGCGTCGGCATCGCCCGCGCACTGGCGTCAAAACCGGACGTGCTGTTGTGCGATGAAGCCACCAGCGCGCTCGATCCCGACACCACCGCCGCGATTCTGGCGCTGCTGGCGGAGATCAATCAGCAACTGGGTCTGACCATCGTCCTGATCACCCATCAGCTTGAGGTCGTGAAAAATCTCTGCGATCACGCGGCGCTGCTGGAAAACGGTCAGCTTATCGAAGGCGGCAAAATCGCCGATCTGCTGGCGACGCCCTGGTCGCGGCTGCGTAAATCGCTGCTGCATGACCGCCAGGCGGAGCGGCAATTCCTCGCCCGCCACGGCATTGACGGGAGGTCATTATGCGTAGCATGAGCTGGGAGGATCTCTGGCCACTGCTGCTGGATGGCACGCTGGATACGCTGTACATGGTGGCGCTCGCCGCCTTTTTTACCGTGCTGATTGGTCTGCCCGCCGGGATCCTGCTCTATATCTCCCGCGCGAAAGGTCTGCTGCCGTTGCCGAAACTGAACGCCCTGCTCGGGGCGGTGATCAACGTGGGCCGTTCGCTGCCGTTTATTGTGCTGCTGATCGCGCTGATCCCCTTCACCCGTTTGCTGATCGGCACCACGCTCGGCAGCACCGCGGCGGTGGTTCCCATCACCATTGGTGCCTTTCCGTTTTTTGCCCGACTGACGGAAAATGCCCTTGATGAAGTGGACCATGGCCGTATCGAAGCCATTCTGTCGATGGGCGGTAACGTCTGGCATGTGATTACCAAAGCGCTGCTGCCGGAGGCGCTGCCCGCGTTGCTGGCGGGGATCACCCTGACGGTGGTGATGCTGATTGGCTTTTCATCGATGGCGGGGGTGATCGGCGGCGGCGGCCTCGGGGATCTGGCGATCCGCTACGGCTATCAGCGCTTTAACGATCAGGTGATGGCCGGCACTGTGATCATTCTGGTGGCGATGGTTCAGGGCGTACAAATGGCGGGGGATCGTCTGGTGCGCCGCCTGGCGCACCGACGTTAATTCAGGCGTCCTGCTGATCTTTACCGACAAGAAGCGTCGTTAAGACAAAGGAGAGCACCAGCGCTATCACCACCCCAGCGAGCGCGAACATAAAGTACGGACCGATATAGGCGGGCAGACTGAAAATGCTCGACAGAATATAACCGTACAGGCGCACACCAAAGAAAGCGATAAACGCCGAGGCCAGCGAACTGGCGATGGTCGCGGCGATAAACGCTTTTTTGTAGCGCGTCAGCACGCCG
It encodes the following:
- a CDS encoding methionine ABC transporter permease, producing the protein MSWEDLWPLLLDGTLDTLYMVALAAFFTVLIGLPAGILLYISRAKGLLPLPKLNALLGAVINVGRSLPFIVLLIALIPFTRLLIGTTLGSTAAVVPITIGAFPFFARLTENALDEVDHGRIEAILSMGGNVWHVITKALLPEALPALLAGITLTVVMLIGFSSMAGVIGGGGLGDLAIRYGYQRFNDQVMAGTVIILVAMVQGVQMAGDRLVRRLAHRR
- a CDS encoding methionine ABC transporter ATP-binding protein; protein product: MIVIEGLSKTYAGTGQPALNDVSLTVPQGAIYGILGRSGAGKSTLIRCLNLLERPSAGRILVNGQDITRFDKAQLRAHRLRTGMIFQHFNLLHARSVADNIAVPLEIAGVPKAQREARVKELLSLVDLADKAAAFPSQLSGGQKQRVGIARALASKPDVLLCDEATSALDPDTTAAILALLAEINQQLGLTIVLITHQLEVVKNLCDHAALLENGQLIEGGKIADLLATPWSRLRKSLLHDRQAERQFLARHGIDGRSLCVA